One genomic segment of Planktothrix sp. FACHB-1365 includes these proteins:
- a CDS encoding diflavin flavoprotein, with the protein MVALTDRVKQNRLTIEVKDIAADTTAIRSLDWDRERFDIEFGLQNGTTYNSFIIRGEKLALVDTSHTKFRQLYLDTLKGLINPADIDYLIISHTEPDHSGLVKDVLELAPNATVVGAKVAIQFLENLTHTPFKSKLVKNGDTLDLGNDHVLEFVSAPNLHWPDTIFSYDRKSQTLFTCDAFGMHYCSDHTYDESLADIEPDFRFYYECLMAPNARSVINAMKRMEPLGEITTIATGHGPLLRHNLKELTGRYWTWSHEQTKSETSVAVFYFSDYGYSDRLSQAIAHGITKTGVAVEMMDLRTADPPEVRELVMSSAGFVIGMPPVSGVNSELAEEAINTIIASAHNKQAYGLYESGGGNDLSIYPLQVKLNDAGLKQSFPSIRITETPHDTTYQTCDEAGTDIGQWLSRDKTVKHMKSLDTNLDKAMGRLSGGLYIITAQKGEVSSAMLASWVTQASFQPLGLTIAVAKDRAIEALMQVDDQFVLNVLAENNYQKLMRHFLKRFAPGADRFEGVNTQTANNGSPILTESLAYLECQVQSRMELSDHWIVYATVDNGRVSDPDVLPAVHHRKVGNHY; encoded by the coding sequence ATGGTAGCCCTCACTGACCGTGTAAAACAAAATCGTTTAACCATTGAAGTTAAAGACATTGCTGCTGATACCACGGCAATTCGTTCCCTAGATTGGGATCGGGAAAGATTTGACATAGAATTTGGTCTGCAAAATGGTACAACCTATAATTCCTTTATCATTCGCGGGGAAAAACTAGCCCTCGTTGATACATCCCACACTAAGTTTCGCCAACTGTATTTAGATACACTGAAGGGATTAATTAATCCTGCGGATATTGACTATTTAATTATTAGTCATACTGAACCTGATCATAGTGGCTTAGTTAAAGATGTCCTAGAACTTGCGCCTAATGCTACGGTGGTGGGGGCGAAAGTGGCGATTCAATTTTTAGAAAATTTAACCCATACGCCGTTTAAAAGTAAATTAGTCAAAAATGGCGATACTTTAGATTTAGGAAATGATCATGTTTTAGAATTTGTTTCCGCCCCGAATTTGCATTGGCCGGATACCATTTTTAGTTATGATCGCAAAAGCCAAACGTTATTTACCTGTGATGCGTTTGGAATGCACTATTGTTCTGATCACACCTACGATGAAAGTTTAGCCGATATTGAACCGGATTTTCGCTTTTATTATGAGTGTTTAATGGCTCCTAATGCCCGTTCGGTGATTAATGCCATGAAACGCATGGAACCGTTAGGAGAAATTACCACCATTGCCACCGGACACGGCCCTTTATTACGGCATAATTTAAAAGAATTAACCGGACGTTATTGGACATGGAGTCACGAACAAACGAAATCGGAAACCAGCGTCGCGGTGTTTTATTTCTCCGATTATGGGTATAGCGATCGCCTTTCCCAAGCCATTGCTCACGGGATTACCAAAACAGGTGTGGCGGTAGAAATGATGGATTTACGCACGGCTGACCCGCCAGAAGTGCGCGAATTAGTGATGAGTTCTGCGGGATTTGTAATTGGAATGCCACCTGTTTCGGGGGTCAATTCTGAACTGGCAGAAGAAGCAATTAATACTATTATTGCATCGGCTCATAATAAACAAGCTTACGGTTTATATGAGTCAGGAGGGGGAAATGATTTATCAATTTATCCGTTGCAAGTTAAACTCAATGATGCCGGATTAAAACAATCTTTTCCTTCAATTCGGATTACAGAAACCCCCCACGATACCACCTATCAAACCTGTGATGAAGCGGGAACAGATATCGGACAATGGTTAAGTCGGGATAAAACCGTTAAGCACATGAAATCCCTGGATACAAACTTAGATAAAGCCATGGGACGCTTAAGCGGTGGGTTGTATATTATTACGGCTCAAAAAGGAGAAGTTAGCAGTGCTATGTTAGCTTCTTGGGTGACTCAAGCGAGTTTTCAACCGTTAGGATTAACCATTGCAGTCGCTAAAGATCGGGCCATTGAAGCATTAATGCAAGTCGATGATCAATTTGTACTCAATGTTTTAGCGGAAAATAATTATCAAAAATTAATGCGACACTTCTTAAAACGATTTGCTCCGGGAGCCGATCGATTTGAAGGAGTTAACACCCAAACCGCTAACAATGGCAGTCCGATTTTAACAGAATCCTTGGCTTATTTAGAATGTCAAGTGCAAAGTCGGATGGAGTTAAGTGATCACTGGATTGTTTACGCTACTGTTGATAATGGACGGGTGAGTGATCCTGATGTGCTACCTGCGGTTCATCATCGTAAAGTCGGTAATCATTATTAA
- a CDS encoding LysR family transcriptional regulator: MQQIDIRQIDLNLLRILKVLLDESNVTRASEKLNLSQSATSHALNRLRKMFNDPLLERTSTGMRATPRALALQAALETILLDIERLVQEPIFLPEQAQGTIRIAASDYATTVILPRVLKELFRQTPAIDIECYYWNSETLEMLKKGEIHLGLGVIDLEEQTEFKKQNLFKEHFVSIVRAEHPILEADITLESYTAWPHILINVTGLPIYSIKKSSKSHVDRILEELGVERRVILKLPHFLSAPLIISQTDFILTLPRRIALLFADAAHITLFEPPIDLGEYHYMQVWSKNYDNVPFQIWLRNLIISQTQDL, encoded by the coding sequence ATGCAGCAAATTGATATTAGGCAAATAGACTTAAATTTGCTGAGGATTTTAAAAGTTCTACTTGATGAAAGTAACGTTACTAGAGCCAGCGAAAAGTTAAATTTGAGTCAATCTGCGACGAGCCATGCTTTAAATCGACTTCGGAAAATGTTTAATGATCCCTTACTAGAGCGTACTAGCACGGGAATGCGTGCCACTCCTAGAGCGTTAGCGTTGCAAGCAGCCCTCGAAACAATTCTTCTCGATATAGAAAGGTTGGTTCAAGAACCCATTTTCCTTCCAGAACAAGCTCAAGGAACGATTCGGATTGCTGCTTCAGATTATGCAACGACTGTGATCCTTCCCCGGGTTTTAAAAGAACTTTTTCGCCAAACTCCTGCTATTGATATCGAGTGCTATTATTGGAATTCTGAAACTTTAGAAATGCTCAAAAAAGGAGAAATTCATCTGGGTTTGGGTGTAATCGACCTAGAAGAACAAACAGAGTTTAAAAAACAAAATTTATTTAAGGAACATTTTGTATCCATTGTTAGAGCCGAACATCCGATTCTTGAAGCAGATATTACCCTGGAATCTTATACGGCTTGGCCTCATATTTTAATTAATGTTACAGGCTTACCCATCTACTCTATTAAAAAATCATCTAAAAGTCATGTTGACAGAATATTAGAGGAATTAGGCGTTGAACGTCGAGTGATTCTAAAATTACCTCATTTTCTGTCGGCTCCCTTAATTATTAGTCAAACGGATTTTATTTTGACCTTACCCCGTCGCATTGCTTTACTATTTGCAGATGCGGCTCATATCACTTTATTTGAACCCCCAATTGATTTGGGTGAGTATCACTATATGCAAGTTTGGTCTAAAAATTATGATAATGTTCCCTTTCAAATTTGGCTCCGCAATCTGATTATTTCTCAAACTCAAGACTTGTAA
- the crcB gene encoding fluoride efflux transporter CrcB has product MSDITNVLAIAAGAVPGALSRYQITEWTKAKLGPKFPYGTFVINLTGCLAMGFFFTISKGITGYPKELDLLIRTGFLGSYTTFSTYGFDTLSLWRNKQTVATAFYWAGSAILGLIAVMIGVAIANVVVPPA; this is encoded by the coding sequence ATGTCTGACATAACTAATGTTTTAGCGATCGCGGCAGGTGCAGTTCCAGGCGCACTATCTCGCTATCAAATCACTGAATGGACGAAAGCTAAATTAGGGCCGAAATTTCCCTATGGAACATTTGTCATTAATTTGACGGGATGTTTAGCAATGGGTTTCTTTTTTACGATTTCCAAAGGAATTACAGGCTATCCCAAAGAATTAGATTTACTGATTAGAACCGGATTTTTAGGGTCTTACACCACATTTTCAACCTACGGGTTTGATACTCTAAGTCTCTGGCGGAATAAACAAACCGTTGCGACCGCTTTTTATTGGGCTGGAAGTGCAATTTTGGGTTTGATAGCAGTGATGATAGGTGTTGCGATCGCCAACGTTGTTGTACCTCCTGCATAA
- the crcB gene encoding fluoride efflux transporter CrcB produces the protein MEFLKGRFALSVAIGAIFGALSRFYVTEFSKVLFGKDFGFYGTFFINVTGCLLIAYILTLAIENIRQITPELRLMTTTGFCGAYTTFSTYGLEANGFLAKGDTQTMFLYFFGSAVVGMICVQIGVLLARAGVPKT, from the coding sequence ATGGAGTTTTTGAAAGGACGTTTTGCCCTGTCTGTGGCAATTGGGGCTATTTTTGGTGCATTAAGTCGTTTCTATGTCACTGAATTTTCAAAAGTGCTTTTTGGAAAAGATTTTGGCTTTTACGGCACATTTTTTATTAATGTCACCGGCTGTTTATTGATTGCTTATATTTTAACTTTAGCGATCGAGAATATTCGACAGATCACACCTGAACTGCGACTGATGACAACAACGGGTTTCTGCGGAGCCTATACGACCTTTTCGACCTACGGTTTAGAAGCCAATGGTTTCTTAGCCAAGGGCGATACCCAGACGATGTTCCTTTATTTTTTCGGAAGTGCCGTCGTCGGGATGATTTGTGTCCAAATCGGTGTTTTATTGGCAAGGGCAGGTGTTCCAAAAACTTAA